In a single window of the Methanolobus psychrophilus R15 genome:
- a CDS encoding cytochrome c family protein: protein MYIRKTISILAVLLFLNLCLGTAVSAAATTDGVDEVKYSVSISKNAGTTVVKAADGKTIYSGTNDAEAVRSALNSISQGAILFNPGTYTISSPVAIKSNIELVGNSAVIKGYIIFRTNGATNVTIRGFEFSNPDLNYLARSGGVGLVDIINSNNIIIQNNTFRNFRDYGVNVAVSSTSHSNRQITIKNNQFLDYGYAGVMIGKQSNYIYVDDNIFKNINTRKMNANAYGVALAKGSVAYKYSEYVYIRNNWIENNPVWEGIDSHGANHVYIQDNTVINCKIPIIVAQINSEGTYPEPVHHVTITGNYVKGNLKSADKQHSGIHVLGARNNVQPYQNVIVSDNTIVDVNSWLVSDDGGIVLRDVKGATVENNQISNVGGTGIYLLNADNLLIQNNNVKSMFRISGPTKGLKLMPVNKDCTITVKNNVFDSSVEYQAYGYSNWGYKYLLSVLGQDTSKFYNPNGVLQLTILKEPEAPVNTDINIYKSGSTTTVKGIDGKTIYSGSSDVDAVRAAVNAANKNTIVFNEGSYAISSAVVLKSDIGLSGNKAVLNGYNIFRMNGVTNVTITGFVFSNPDALYLGRAGNNGLIDIQNSKDILVRDNTFRNFRDFGIFLATRTASDRNQDVIIKGNQFLDYGYCGIMIGKQASQLNIEENVFRNVNTRAMYANSYGVAVMKAGSTSDYSEYIYFRNNTFENIPTGEAIDSHGANHLYIEDNTITDCRIPMYIVHVNDDDKYPAALSNLSVTGNYIKGNYAAEKQDPGIYVFGGRNTAGTITMPYMNVNISGNRIEDVNNWLLGNDGAIVLKNIDGAMIDSNEISGAGGTGVNLQNANNVVMQNNVISSLRNLAGSTICLKLLPVDDNYGILLRNNNFDAAADYHAYSYPTFGYVYEVSVSEQDISKFYFANDGMNLIFLDEPSDDELPVANAGARYVTAGSPLTFYGGESTDRYGIISYSWDFDASNGIQKDASGMIVTHTFEKTGSYDVTLTVSNMRGQTSTDTLKVIVN from the coding sequence ATGTATATTCGGAAAACAATAAGCATTCTAGCTGTTCTTTTGTTCCTTAACCTTTGTTTAGGGACAGCAGTTTCCGCAGCAGCCACAACGGATGGTGTTGACGAGGTCAAATACTCGGTCAGCATTTCAAAAAATGCCGGTACGACTGTTGTAAAAGCAGCTGATGGAAAGACCATTTACAGTGGCACCAATGACGCTGAAGCTGTCAGGAGTGCGCTCAACTCTATCAGCCAGGGCGCTATCCTCTTCAATCCGGGAACCTACACAATAAGTTCACCGGTTGCGATCAAGTCCAATATAGAACTGGTCGGTAACAGCGCTGTTATAAAAGGCTACATCATATTCAGGACGAATGGTGCTACAAATGTAACTATCAGGGGATTTGAGTTCAGCAATCCGGATTTGAACTACCTTGCACGCTCCGGCGGTGTCGGTCTAGTCGATATTATAAACAGTAACAATATCATTATCCAGAACAACACTTTCCGTAACTTCAGGGATTACGGGGTTAATGTTGCAGTCAGCTCCACCTCTCACTCTAACAGGCAGATAACTATAAAGAACAACCAGTTCCTTGACTATGGTTATGCCGGAGTGATGATAGGCAAGCAGTCCAACTACATATATGTCGATGACAATATCTTTAAGAACATAAATACCAGGAAAATGAACGCTAATGCGTATGGTGTGGCGCTGGCCAAAGGCAGTGTCGCCTACAAGTACTCAGAATATGTCTATATCAGGAACAACTGGATAGAGAACAATCCTGTATGGGAAGGTATCGACAGTCACGGTGCTAACCATGTGTACATCCAGGATAACACAGTCATAAACTGCAAGATACCTATCATAGTAGCGCAGATCAACAGTGAGGGCACATATCCCGAACCGGTGCATCATGTGACAATCACCGGCAACTACGTTAAAGGGAACCTGAAATCCGCAGACAAACAGCATTCCGGAATACATGTGCTGGGCGCGCGCAACAACGTCCAGCCCTATCAGAATGTGATTGTTTCAGACAACACTATAGTGGATGTCAACAGCTGGCTTGTCAGCGATGACGGAGGCATAGTGCTCAGGGATGTCAAGGGCGCAACCGTTGAGAACAATCAGATATCAAACGTCGGCGGCACAGGCATTTACCTGCTCAACGCTGACAATCTGCTGATCCAGAACAACAATGTAAAGAGCATGTTCAGGATCTCGGGTCCCACCAAGGGTTTGAAACTGATGCCTGTCAACAAGGACTGTACCATCACTGTCAAGAACAATGTATTTGACAGTTCAGTTGAGTACCAGGCTTACGGTTATAGCAACTGGGGTTACAAATACCTGCTAAGTGTACTGGGACAGGACACGTCTAAATTCTATAATCCCAATGGTGTCCTTCAGCTGACAATACTGAAAGAGCCTGAAGCACCTGTGAACACTGACATCAACATCTACAAGAGTGGAAGCACTACAACTGTTAAGGGAATCGATGGAAAGACCATATACAGCGGAAGCAGTGATGTGGATGCTGTCAGAGCTGCGGTCAATGCTGCAAACAAGAATACCATCGTCTTCAATGAAGGTTCATACGCCATCAGCTCAGCTGTTGTCCTCAAGTCAGACATAGGACTGTCCGGGAATAAAGCGGTGCTTAACGGTTATAACATATTCAGGATGAACGGTGTCACAAACGTCACAATAACAGGATTCGTGTTCAGCAATCCGGATGCACTGTACCTTGGACGCGCAGGTAACAATGGTCTTATAGACATCCAGAACAGCAAGGATATCCTTGTCCGGGACAACACTTTCCGCAATTTCAGGGATTTTGGTATATTCCTTGCCACCCGCACAGCATCCGACCGTAACCAGGATGTCATAATAAAGGGTAACCAGTTCCTTGATTATGGCTACTGTGGAATAATGATCGGCAAGCAGGCCAGTCAGTTAAATATCGAAGAGAATGTGTTCAGGAATGTCAATACCAGAGCCATGTATGCGAACTCCTATGGAGTAGCGGTAATGAAGGCTGGCAGTACATCTGACTATTCCGAATACATATATTTCCGCAACAACACTTTCGAGAACATCCCGACAGGGGAAGCTATCGACAGTCATGGAGCAAACCATCTCTATATAGAAGACAACACGATCACAGACTGCAGGATACCTATGTACATTGTCCATGTAAACGATGATGATAAGTACCCTGCTGCCCTTAGCAACCTGTCAGTGACCGGAAACTATATAAAAGGCAATTATGCCGCTGAAAAGCAGGATCCGGGCATCTACGTTTTCGGAGGGCGCAATACTGCCGGGACGATCACAATGCCTTACATGAATGTGAATATCTCTGGCAACAGGATAGAGGATGTCAATAACTGGCTACTGGGAAATGACGGTGCTATCGTGTTAAAGAATATTGACGGGGCCATGATCGACAGTAACGAGATATCCGGTGCAGGCGGCACAGGTGTCAATCTGCAGAATGCAAACAACGTTGTCATGCAAAACAACGTAATCAGCAGCCTCAGAAATCTGGCCGGTTCAACCATCTGCCTTAAGCTGTTGCCTGTGGATGACAACTATGGCATTCTGCTCAGGAACAACAATTTCGATGCAGCTGCGGATTATCACGCCTATTCATACCCTACTTTCGGGTACGTATACGAGGTGAGTGTATCGGAGCAGGATATATCGAAGTTCTACTTCGCTAACGATGGAATGAATCTGATATTCCTGGACGAGCCTTCAGATGATGAGCTTCCGGTTGCTAATGCTGGCGCAAGATATGTCACCGCGGGCAGCCCCCTGACATTCTACGGCGGAGAATCAACTGACAGGTATGGCATAATCTCATATTCATGGGACTTCGATGCCTCCAACGGCATCCAGAAAGATGCCAGTGGCATGATAGTAACCCATACTTTTGAAAAGACAGGCAGTTACGATGTCACCCTGACAGTAAGCAATATGAGAGGACAGACAAGCACTGACACTTTAAAAGTGATCGTGAACTGA